A part of candidate division WOR-3 bacterium genomic DNA contains:
- a CDS encoding glycoside hydrolase 100 family protein — MNYDKELIERAKEAAIDVLLNNAKGPYKGLPRTAGWGYPEPYTRDLMISSLGFLTSENKKLIEVLRKVLERLAKNQTEHGHIPSFVHTPKDRGSSDTTPLFLMAVGFFRNFSGEKNFLAEAVEKAMKWMEYQSPEDNVMVAQLPTSDWRDELWVLGHSLFLNTIVYTYLKLLGNYERAKKLKRLIETLTIDPKRRGSFLLTNKPYYAFWIYKIYKSTRFDLLGNSLAILSGLCDRKKGEEIINWVEKEIKVMQKKGLLWGNLPPCLFPFIHPEDPDWMPRYAIYNNPGEYQNGGIWPFICGFYIAALVAIGKYELAEDKLMELTNLVKFSRNKRLDFGFNEWIKAQNGEPMGEDWQSWSAALYIYAAKCVEIRKTPFFEEVRK; from the coding sequence ATGAATTACGATAAAGAACTGATTGAAAGAGCAAAAGAAGCAGCGATAGATGTTCTACTTAACAATGCGAAAGGTCCTTATAAAGGTTTGCCAAGAACTGCAGGATGGGGGTATCCTGAACCATACACAAGGGATTTAATGATTTCTTCCTTAGGTTTTTTAACCTCAGAGAATAAAAAATTAATTGAAGTGCTTCGTAAAGTTCTTGAAAGGCTTGCAAAAAATCAGACTGAGCATGGACATATACCCTCTTTTGTCCACACTCCAAAAGATAGAGGTTCAAGTGATACTACTCCATTATTTCTTATGGCAGTGGGTTTTTTTAGAAATTTTAGCGGAGAGAAAAATTTTCTTGCTGAAGCCGTAGAAAAAGCAATGAAATGGATGGAGTATCAGAGTCCAGAAGATAATGTTATGGTTGCACAACTCCCAACAAGTGACTGGAGAGATGAACTCTGGGTTTTAGGCCATAGTTTATTTCTAAACACTATCGTATACACCTATTTGAAGTTATTGGGCAATTATGAAAGAGCAAAAAAATTAAAAAGATTAATAGAAACGCTTACAATAGATCCAAAGAGAAGAGGAAGCTTTTTGTTAACTAATAAACCTTATTATGCATTCTGGATTTATAAAATATATAAAAGCACGAGGTTTGACCTTTTGGGAAACTCTCTTGCAATTCTCTCAGGCTTATGTGATAGAAAAAAAGGAGAGGAAATTATTAACTGGGTTGAAAAAGAAATTAAGGTTATGCAGAAAAAAGGGCTTCTTTGGGGAAACTTGCCTCCCTGTCTTTTCCCTTTTATACATCCAGAAGATCCTGATTGGATGCCAAGATACGCTATTTATAATAATCCAGGAGAATACCAAAATGGTGGGATTTGGCCTTTTATATGTGGTTTTTATATAGCAGCTTTAGTTGCCATTGGGAAATATGAGTTAGCAGAAGATAAGCTCATGGAACTTACAAATTTAGTAAAATTTTCGAGGAATAAAAGACTTGATTTCGGCTTTAATGAATGGATAAAGGCGCAAAATGGAGAGCCGATGGGCGAAGATTGGCAAAGCTGGTCAGCGGCGTTGTATATTTATGCTGCCAAATGTGTGGAGATTAGAAAAACCCCTTTCTTTGAGGAAGTTAGAAAATGA
- a CDS encoding MarC family protein, giving the protein MKNFWLCFVPLFFAVDAIGILPLFINLTEGLSKKRKKNVLFQSILTASAVAIVFLFVGPELMKVIGVSVSDFMIAGGILLLTIALTDLTRGEKLTKGIDRDTLGAVPLGVPLITGPAVLTTSIILVNAYGVFLTAIAVILNILFAGLIFEFSIPISKFLGQSGTKTLSKIASLFLASIAIMLLRKGVIEIIKTYFNL; this is encoded by the coding sequence ATGAAAAATTTTTGGCTTTGCTTTGTTCCTTTATTTTTTGCAGTGGATGCCATTGGTATTTTACCTCTCTTCATAAATCTTACCGAGGGTTTAAGTAAAAAAAGGAAGAAGAACGTTTTATTTCAATCTATTTTAACTGCTTCAGCTGTAGCTATTGTTTTTCTATTTGTTGGGCCAGAATTGATGAAAGTTATTGGTGTAAGTGTTTCAGACTTTATGATAGCAGGAGGAATCTTACTTCTAACAATAGCTCTTACAGACTTGACGAGGGGGGAGAAACTCACAAAAGGTATTGACCGGGACACTCTTGGAGCCGTTCCGTTGGGAGTTCCTTTAATTACAGGACCTGCTGTTCTTACTACTTCAATTATTCTTGTAAATGCCTATGGAGTTTTTCTAACTGCTATTGCGGTAATTTTGAATATTCTTTTTGCAGGACTCATTTTTGAGTTCTCTATCCCTATTTCTAAATTCCTTGGACAATCAGGAACAAAGACTTTATCCAAAATAGCAAGTCTTTTCTTGGCTTCAATCGCTATAATGCTTTTAAGAAAAGGTGTAATTGAAATTATAAAAACTTATTTTAATCTCTAA